From the genome of Papilio machaon chromosome 1, ilPapMach1.1, whole genome shotgun sequence:
GTCAATAAACTACAAGTTCATATTCCAGTATTGTATAGGTAAATTTTCTCTCAATCTATTAAGTCTCTTGAGTAactttgttttactttattattgttaccCCAAAACAAGTGATCAATGAAGGAAAAAAAGCAACCTAGTAATTAGCAacctattatttaaatgctaACATGTTTCATAATAAAGATTGTTAAGGAATACATGTATGTCacataataattatctaaGCAAATATTATGTCACGATTCGAAATTTTCTTCCATcgaaaatttttctttaacaaatgTGTAAAAAAGCAAGGTCGCTAAAGCCACTACCATAACACACCTACTTTTAAACCAATCAAAtcactttataaatttatctcAACGAGCCTTCGAATGGTGGCGAATTTAGATACACAGTGTCTCGTATAGAACCAGTTTGAAGATCTAATACTAAAGAACTTACATTTACGTTCACAGCCAGTCACACCTTACCTTTTGCCTAACGCACTCCCTTATCGCGTTCTCACGATCTGTTCtaacaagaatattttaaaatgtctctattaaagaaaacatttcagggtgcaattaaaataagtatacgTAGTTATAGTGCAAATACTGGTTTAAATAAACCACCAAAAATACTAATTACCGGTGAGTCTTTAGTTGGAATTTTATAGACACGTGATAgaatgaaagtttttttaagtaacaattttcttttgttttgtgttattttactAGAATTGTATTTCTTTTGGCTGGACTATTATTAGGTTAATTTGGCGTGAGTACCGCATCTGTGTAAATAAAGTGAATTGAcattcgaaataaaatatagaacacTATAGCCACTTACAAAGgaagaataaaattgttgaaatttaCTTCTGATGTTTTTGTAACGTATGGCGCATCAAATATTACATCCTTCAAttcaaaacatgtttatttactcaAACTAAACTGTGCAATATAATTTGCAAAGTAAACAGAGAGCACCTATCATGTGTAATAGTAAACGCGGTGTGCGGTTTCGCgcaatatatgtgtatatattatgtacaggTGAATGTTCCGAATAAAACCtcgatttataatatttacaatctaAGTTATACCGTTGACTAATTTTCCTCAGTCATGCTTagtttcagtattttttttatcagataCATCATATTGAAATCTGatacaatttgtaattaagTCATGaagaaattagattttttaaacacgATATTTGACCACTTATTTATGAACgtctgtgttttgtttttgttattattagttttaagtaTAGTGTCTTTGTATGTAGAACACAATGGAGAAATTTGAACCACTGTTACAAGCCATCTCGTAATACTGGTTCTGGTTCTGGTTCTTTCGTGATTCTGCCAAATTCGAATAGAGATACTTTAGTTCTCACGTACAGGCTACTTGTACCTAGTAGAATTTGGAAGGTCATATAATCTAcgcaagtaattaaaataagaaatcaaCTATTTCAGGTGGCCTGGGACAACTTGGTGTTGAATGTGCCAAACATCTGCGAGGAAAATACGGCAAAGACAATGTGATCTTATCAGATATAATAAAACCTTCAACAGAAATATTTAACGACGGTCCGTACATATTCGCGGATATTTTGGATTTCAAAGGTTTACAGAAAATAGTCGTTGACCATAGAGTTGACTGGTTGATACATTTTTCTGCTTTACTTAGTGCGATTGGTGAACAAAACGTACCTCTAGCTGTTCGTGTAAATATAGAAGGGATGCATAATGTTATAGAGCTTGCTAAACAGTATAACCTGAGGATATTCGTGCCAAGTACAATAGGCGCCTTCGGACCAGATTCGCCTAGGAACCCTACACCTAATATTACAGTGCAACGACCTCGGACTATCTATGGTGTGTCAAAGGTGCATGCGGAATTATTGGGCgaatattatcattataagTTCGGATTAGATTTTCGCTGTTTAAGATTCCCCGGAGTAATTTCCAGTGATCCACCCGGTGGAGGAACTACaggtatattgttttttatattttacattattaacacACCTTTTATTTGATGGTCTAATAAGCTACTTTTGTAGCCCTTTGTAGTATGTTTATTCGACGTTACGGCTGCATCAATTTTTTAGAGTTAAATTCGTTATTcttttttgaattattgtaTAGTCTGTCAGCCTTAAAGGTAATGTAGTACATGACTATAAAAAAAGCCCTAGTAAGTAATTTAGTGTGCATAGTAGGTGCATTGAAATCACCAAACCGTATAGAAATGCCATGACAATCTGGTTTACTACTTCAACCTACATTTATCGACATTGAGGCCATGACTAGTTTTAGATAAAGGCATAAATAAGTTATGAAACGTGAAATAGATAAAACTTTacttaaatgtaacttaacAAAGATATATGTTTTGCAgtgtttttgttgaaaaaatacattatcattatttctttctatctttttattttgtgaaaggAACTAAATGCTTTTAAGTGTTCCGATTCCAACTTTATGTCATTTAAAGAAGATCATTAACAACATGTAATAAGTATTATGTCAATAATAtgcaaaaaacaataattaaaaaaatttttcacgGTTTTCAGATTACGCGATTGCTATATTTCACGACGTGCTTCGCAAAGGTCATTACGAATGTTATTTGAAACCTGACACAAGACTGCCCATGATGCATGTCAAAGACGCGCTCCGAGCGCTCTCAGAATATTTAGAAGCGCCTAATGAAATGCTGCAAAGGCGAGTGTACAATGTAACGTCTATGAGTTTCACCCCAGAGGAGTTGGCTGACGAGATGTTCAAATATTTGCCCGATTTTACGCTTTCATACAAACCAGACAGTAGGCAGGATATTGGTAAGTACATGtgaaaatgtagaaaatagttgTTATTACTTTGGATCTTATGATATTTTGTTGCTGGGtcgaatttatatttctaatatacattgatatttttatgtcatttaatCTTCAATCAAAAATagcaatatttaatagttattatttaaaatgctagaatagttaataatatttagttcaATAGTAACGCCGGTTGTCTGAACGcctgataatttaaaatagcaaataGAACTCTTatcatttttacataaaaaaattattgtcgCACAACAGACAATTCAGTTTCATCaacagctcactatacgtcccgaCTGAGGGTCTTGGAGCCTACCCTGAGATAGGGGTTACTAGGCGTTGTCAACCACGCAGGCCCAGTgcgagttggttgacttcagacatatctttgaatttcttcttagaaATGTGCAGGTTGTAAATCAAAAACTCATTGTTTCATGGCGAgattcgaacctaggaccttgagattgcaagtcaagtgcttaaccccagagccaccgacgctctcaatTAGAcaccttatattataaataaggtTTGATCTTGTGCTGAATTTTTGAAAAGTATTGTGTGAAatgctatttatattattattgcagCGGATTCTTGGCCACAAGTATTTGACGATAGCGAGGCTCGACGTGACTGGAACTGGAAGCCAGAAATAGACATGGACAATCTGGTGAAACTAATGCTAAAGGAAGTCAAAGAGAAAATTATCGCCAATGGATTTTGAGgaactataaaaaaactcCCCAAATGAACGATATCTTGATATCGTTTTCAGAGAGAGAAGTAGGAATGAATTTTGTATAGGTTTTTTTGTCTTCATAAGTTAATTGTTAACGTTTTATTGTTATCACAGCATGGAAATTCATGACAATATGCGAAATTTGGATTTAAACCTACTATGACGTCTCTAGATCGATAGAAAAACATCGGATGAAGTTTAGGTTGTATAATACAacttaaaatcaatatttataaagttaacattaatgTACGAGTATCtatgttattaaagtaaatttaagcatagtttgttaatttttttttttcaataaaaagacGTTTATTTCTTTGCATCTTGCATCGGTTTCGACAACAGTGACACTCGTATTGACACACATTGGCATCCCTCAGAttctattagaaaatatataaagccACGTAAAACCtacttgttataatttaataggttttgtatatttggcgttattttgtatatatatttaaaaataaaaacgaaattgtTTAAACAGTAAAACAGCATTTGTACTTTAACAACACATTTATTGAAGCGTCCATATAACAaacgtacattttttttatttacattattaattaattattaagcgACTTGAACATATGCCATACAACATTGTTAAAATGGCATCAAAGCTTTATACAAGtgatgtttgaatttttattgtcaataaaaatattgatatcatttatttaatacatttaaaaaataattgtgatgtatttaaacgaaaaaagcttgcaatatttataatcattcCTAAGTATCATTGCCATAATTTACGGagttatgttaattaatatgaaaaaaaagacatcgacgctggaaagcgtaaacgctgtaaccccgaaagtatgaactttacaggagagccaaaaaatcataactcgtgagctgatacgcctacaagcatgcggtatttagcaatgttgtgtagtttgtgctaactagtgatgcaacggaagtgtcttagcggaaccagaaacggaaacagatgtcaaaaataaattttagcagaaacggaaacggaagcggatgcggaaacggaagtgtaaataatatgaaaaaaaacatatttacatttttttttggtaaaaacagtttgtatttgtttttaatttattaaggcattggatatcggtgtccgttagccttcaatgtatgtatttttactgtgctgcaataagttaaaatacgtgttgacaaacggaggcttttaaatattaaaaccattttactaatatatttctttattaacacattaactgctgaccactcggatccgagttggcagagctattagtagcagcgcctccccctcggatccgagcgaggggcccgttcactttgtagtagccagtaagccgccggcgtttgaagcgagtccatgttgctttgtgtagccactctggcaatatagtcaactaacgaaaatgagtattagtttaattcttacaGTGTTATAGTCATTAGTaccacgttcgtacggaggcaaacatacaaatatcttgtatcacatgaagctaagTCTGAACTtcatgttatgtatgtatattttttaaatatatgtatgtcctgtatgtgtgtgtatacgtgtgtgtatgtgtgggtgtgtatgaaatgttacaagatcttaAACCAAGAAGATAAAAGCttgttttgattagtatccttacatgttttactcaatattctggaatttgatgaaaaactggactttgtcaaaatcttgtaacatattagtacacagaaatgcgatcgtggaacaaatatctacatattagtgaactaaaccattgccatccctagcgctcaattgcaaaaaatgtgtttttttttttattgaaataattatatgttcaaacattcccagatactaaataaaaattctccataaaaagttttggctcccagctgttacctttttttattttgtaaacagtgaatgtgttaagtatcaaatacaccaaatctagattagaaaaagatataattattaggcgtcgttggctcgtggcacttgacttgcaatctgcagggcctgggttcgaatcccgccatgtaccaatgtgtttttcggtttacatatgtacatttatccgacgttcttacggtgaaggaaaacatagtgatgctacctgcacatatctgagaaaaaattcaatgatatgtgtgaagtcaacccgctctgggccagtgtggttgactatggcctagtcacccctaatttggggtaggctccaagaccctcagtggggatgtatagtgacctgatgataataatgatgatgatatattacatggttatcacttattcaaaagtacatttaataactcgtaagtatgaaatagtcacattttgccagttgtcaaattttatatggacaacaactagacagtttactccagcaagagaaactgattgtttcaaacagcagcagaaaatattacgtacgattaaaaagtacgtaaacaaacaaatgcgacaagtgccgaaaggcagcgcacggactgcgcgcctcgcgccgcgcatttggatctctcagccgtcgtaaagttccgttttatctccgttataaaagttgcggaaacagaagcagaaacggatgttgaaaagcatgcggaacttccgcagttgcggaaacggaaacagacatccgttgcatcactagtgctaacatataataaaatcattatcgttttataatggttgaaattattaacgtgtgaaaaacatattcgcgatttcaagggttacagcgtttatgctttccagcgtcgatatgaaagacaaacttaaaatttattttacaaatgtcAATAGTTGTAACGAGTATTATCCAACATTTCATATGTGTTCCAATTTAAtaccaataaaacaaaacctgTAGTTAAATCGATAACTTATAATAGGTAACTCATCGGGTTGACTCTAAAGGAACGAATCTCTAATGACAGCTTTTAAATCGTGCCCAATTAAAAGCGCTATTTGATGTTACTGTAAGCTAATTCTGTTAAGTTCGAGTTCATAAACCGCTACGGTGAGCTctaaaatggcgaaaatcaaataggcacagaATACCACAGTTAATAGCTTGTCCAATGGAATATAGACAGTGTTTAAATCACACAGACGTTCAATTATACGATTTACtttttgtcaattaaaaaaaaataccagtTTCTTTAAAGGGTTACCcatgaaacagatttttttttgatatgcGCCCGGCGCCATTTATGaataacgaaaataaaaaagcaacttttttatttcatacataaaaaaaatcgtaccTAAACCAAAAGACTagttaatttagatataaattagCACTGAACTGGCAACTtttgatacattttacatctgtgttgataaaaaaaatcattattatgcACAAACAAACCCACAATCAGTCTTTCAAATAACACAACGGCAACGCGAGTCCcacatttctatatattcaCTAAGACCTACGGACGTAACGATTTAACGACTAAGGTACTAAAGTCCTAAGTAACTAAATTACTTCGTGATTGTCAATTTATATAACCTTCaactatagaaataaattctaCCAAACCTGTGTTAAATTacgaaaataacaataaattcctttgaagaaaaatcaaaatttaaataaatcttttcataAACAAATTGCATACGCACACAATAAACGTTGTCTTTTcctattttgaaaaaaaaaacttaaatgacatctcattttttattaaataaaaagtggcaaaggaaaaacaatattacttaAACGAAAAAGAAATCTCTGTTCAATTTAGTTATTTCACCATGTAAACTCTAATAAGAAACATTGCTCTAAAATATACTCCGGATAATATtacgaaaacaaaattattagcaAAATTTAATGTGTGCGTAGAAAATAAAAGTcgaaatcattattaaattaaaaaaatttgaactgataagtaaattattaattaggcGATTcttatcaaaaattttaatctatattgcACCacgttttattatgtaaacatCACTTCACGCTCTTTATCACAATAAAATCGTACGTCGTATATATTCCTAGTCAAATGGCACTCACATTgtcgaaaatatataaaaataaaaatatatccttgcaaatacataatgaaaacttatatttataccTAATATTACacttattataaatctatataactagcgaaataactagcttttacattAATGCTAATACgacaataaaaatcaaataaacaacattttagtactagaaaaagtataaatattaattgaaaatcacaatttttaatatgatgaACGCTTACAGAAGcaaattattttgacaattcaaaacaaatggatcaaattaattttaaaattacaaaatagtaAAGCAATAATTTGTGTGAAACGCATGAGGTTTTTGCGGCAATCGTACGCATAGCGACCGTAAACCGCATCGCGAAAATGTATAAGtttcaacaatttatttattataaaagccTTACTTTAatcttctttcccttctcaccctttCCTAGGaaaggaggggacgcataggaagaggaaatgtagtctttctgtgcatctcctccactgtcgattaaaggtagaacgcatctgcaattgcggtaGTCTATGAGCAGCAGTCGCTACGCAACTTCAGTGaattcttataatataaaaaaaaaaaactgcctTCTACGGAATCAGCgcactaaaatttaaattgtaagtgCTTATCGTATGAGTTCATCATACAAAAACTGAACACAAAACTAATAGatagtttttaaacaatatatatctTTACATAACAATGACGCAAATTATTATCATAGTGAAATAACTATCGTACAAGtgatttatgttaataaaaattaattaaaagaaaacttaagtacgtatttaaacattttaagatgACAGTTAATTGGAAGGAGAAATgcaattgcaaaaaaataaaaaatgttacccgCGCACAATAACATGATATCTGTGACCGATGACGTCACAGACGCATAGTGTGAAATCATCTACATCGTGAGATCTGACGATATCAAAGAACACTGTTTAAATTAGTCGTGTGCTAAAAGAATTAAAGAGGTGGGAAATAACTGTGGAATATTGTGCGTCATACATTCGACGAGGCTTTCATGTTATTGCACACGCgttgcattaaaatattaaatttaatttgttacattacatataagattataaactaaaataatatatatgtaaataatgtaacgcCAGCAACTTACTAAGGCCACACTCGgaattttttggaaaaaaaaaattaattcacgctatagtttgtaattttcaactttatgatatagcaaaaacaacaatttgactaccattgtatattttatcgtaaataatgagcatatatttattttaatagatattatttatttgtactttCGCAACATGaaccagaaaaaaatatttttaaaaagttaccaATTCGTCTAAACTGGATGATGGTTACGTTTCAAtggcatttatatttaatttttctattgtttaataatgagacgttgtaaaatattaggtATACAATGCGTCTATGGAGATAAAAGaagcaatttattaaaatgtatatgcaAAATATAAGTCTCTGTCTACCCTCTAAATGACAACTCTTCTATGACGagtacgatattttttttgtgtattgaCTAGTATAAGCACATGTTAACTtgcacgattttttttatctatttaatcGGTCTCAATGTCAAGGCAATTCAGATAATTGCTAAATGTTTCTAATTCcaatataagattttaaaaaaaaatcaagtaaaaGTTGATATGTAGGGAACAcgaatagattttaaatacatacaatGCAACCttaattacaactttattGTTGTTGGTTTCGATTGAAGTAAAACTTGTATTGACACATTATGTCATCGCttacatactctttgaaaAGACAGAGACAAcgagttatatttttttgttgttttttttttgcatctgtatttgtgtaaatgttgGCGAAACCGGTTTAGCAAGGCTGTGTTCTATTGACCTTGTTCGTGTGAACTttggattattatttaaatattctactgttattaaaaattacatttacaaatcttcacatgatattattttaaatgggaTTTCCTTTAATCGTGAATATTTTGAAggcaaaattaattgaataattttttttttctttcgcaATATTGACATTTCCGATGTCTCAATGTGTTTGATGCTACTTGTTAATTATCTACATGACttgtttgtataatttattgcaatGTACTCTAAATCCAGAAATTTTCCAATAACCCAGTCGAGtcatgatatttaataaagtatgttTAGTCAAAAAGCAAGTCACTGCGTTAATGTTAGATTCAGTTATCCACCTTTAGACtggtaattaaatacaaagttaaacTCATGCGTACAAGTTCAGTATACAATAGCCACTTGCCATTCAACAagacacattttaaatttatatgacGTCTATTGGCAAGATTTGCACAAAACCTGATTATTACAATCTAAACacgaataatttttgtaaaggcATCGTTATTATTATCAGGAAATTTGCGTTGTATATCACAATGTACCGAGCGGTATGGTTAGCattaatacagtcgaacctggataagagagaaacctctaaaagCGAGAGTCAGTGTCCGGTCCCGACGGACGACCTCCATTAGCGAGAAAccactctcgcttatccaggttcgactgtattatcTTTAATTGACTTATCTTACTCTGTCTTCATCATTTTCTGTTGCTGTTCCCTGTGCATATTCAATTCTTTGAGACGTTGTCGTAACTGTGCCTTCTTTAAGTTAGTCATGATTTGTGTTGATTGATACAGCCATGATCCctggaataaaataacaaatgcgGTTCATGATCAGCGATGGTTGTGATTATCTGattatcagttttttttttattacaaaatcaataacaaCGACAAAACAGCCATTGCTACGTGTATCCACTATATATGCAATGAGTTTAAGATgcgaaaattataaataatatatttatgatcGGTTACAAAAAGTCCTAAAtagcaattaaattattttgtaatcagATTGATACGATCgtacattgtttttatacttCGCTCTATTTCTCTTTTACATATACCTTTAGAAAGGGACGACGAAAACAATTGCATTTTTCACCTTGAGCATGACCAACCTCAATATGatcattaaaattcaaacCAACAGCCTCATAAATTGCAACGACAGACCGAGTGCAAAGACGTAAAACTTCAACCGTAATTATTCACATTGATATTCCTTATTACGATATTATATAGCGATTTTGGTTATGGATGCTAAATTCGTGTCGAGAAATTGTAGTCAATGGCAGAATTACTGTTGGcacagttataaataaatgattcaGTGATTGCAATCTTTTATCTGTAATTATTAACACACCAGACAAAACACGATTACTGCTGAActacattctcatttatatttagatcAGCACTTGAGCTGATAACACATTATCACGGACGCGGTCTGCATCGTCCCTGTTGTAGTCAGTTTATTTAGTGACACAATATAACACATGCCCGTGAGCCAGAGCGATAGACAGACATCAGCATGCTGAACCCCTTCTACATAGACATCTACACTCTGCTCGTCGCTCGGTGCAAGAGCACCGATGTTGTttcgtaataataaatactatttcaACAGTTATTCCATTGAGGAAAAAGTCTTATGGTTCACATGAAAACATGTATTgcctaaaacaatattaaaatttacgacATTGACATTCAAATAAACCCAGCGATAAACTGTGGTATTAATTACAGACTATTCCAAGGGAGACGTATTTAATTAAGGTTTCGCTACTTTATATGGTTTCTAATCCATCTTGGATTAAAATGATAACGCGCTATTACAGTGGTCAACAAACGAGTccctttaaaattatcttactaatagtataaatgACAATGGTTGGAAATGgaatttagatgaatggatgtttgttagaaggtatctcctgaacgtCTCAACgagtcttgatgaaatttgacacagatatagagcatagtctggaagaacacataggtaactttttttttattccgcgtgaaCGAAattgcgggcgacaactagttatttataaaactacacttacagataaataaaaccaaaagcgaccaaaaataaagatgtataaatatatataagagagaatatctatatatataaaagaaagttgtgttagttacaccatttataactcaagaacggctgaatcgatttgactgaaaattggtgggcaggtagcttagaaccaggaaacggacataggataatttttaccccgttttctattattttttttattattccgcgcggacggagtcgcgggtaaaagctagtataatataaagtaggaatgtctgtatgtaatattagaaaaaaaaggcATTTTCCtaacacatgatgtatttgcatTGGTGATAAagcaattctttttttaatttacgtcTATCTGTCCGGGTAACCTCTAAAACAAATAGGCCGATTTGGATGGAACTTCGACGGGAGATACGAGTATAGCACGCAAGAATATTgtaggcaattttttttatttagtagtaACAAAATTGCGGGCGAGCTAGCGGTCGCGCTTGCGTGTTAACATGAATTTTCGCTGTTGAAAAATCTGTACAACagcgtatttaaaatttaacagagataacaatgtctTAGAACAGATGAAATACGATTTATTACCATGTCTGTTTTCTGTTATAATGTTAGTTGAATCCCTTTATAACAGAATCGCCGTCTCTCCGATATGCTTTTGTAGACAGATAACAAGACTATgtgtttctatttaaaatcatGTTATACTTGTTTGTGAGGTGCATACACCTGTTCCTGTCTACAACCAAATGTATTCCGCACAGAGTTCGGTTGTGCCAATACCGTCTTGTTTACCATTTGGCAAATggtatatttgaaattagaatTATATAGCTCATTAGAAATTCAAAGAAGCGTAACAAGTTACGTATAGTAACTGTTACCAGTAACCAATTATTTTAGATACCATGAGATGGATTAATTCCTTGTTCTATGTTTCGGAGTAACAACACAATGACAgcataatgaatttaaaccaCCTGTTAAAGTACCTTACTAACTTAGAAAATTGAAGACACTAGGAGAATTAGTTGTAGTTCTCATCGCCTTGGATTTTGTCAATTGCTTTTATAACTTTCTGAACCAAGCAACTTTAACCAGAATGTATAAGAAGCAATATAAATCAACTGTAACAACCAATAATTACATATCATAGAATCGTGCCAAGGTAATTACTAAACTACGTTAGCGCGAATTAATAGCTACTTAGTACTTACCACCATTATCATACAGTTGAGCAGTATTGGGATCGAGAACACGACTGAAATGAAAAGGCCTTTGCTGTCAAAGTACTGCTGTCGAGAGAACAACGTCCAATTCCTTGCAGCCACTTCGTTTATGTTCTCCGAGAAATACACCAATAGTACtgtaaaaaagaatttaaagttttacaacTATCATCTAGGTAGGGTGTAATCATGATCACTACTTTAGCTTTAGAATACAAGtacacatacatttttatattcatttttactaatatactttTAAGGAACAAGATTAGGCTCATTTCATACCATTGAATGAGGTGATGGATAActtatgttttgttgtaataaaattgaatttattccaATCAGTTTTAACATTCAGTAAATAATACATGTATTTTACCAGGCCAACGTACtctttagtttagtttttaaagtGACCTTTAACACGCGACGTATTGGTTGGTTAGCGTATTAATTTCCATAATTTGAATGTCTCACTAAagtatgaaatttttttttt
Proteins encoded in this window:
- the LOC106714248 gene encoding L-threonine 3-dehydrogenase, mitochondrial encodes the protein MSLLKKTFQGAIKISIRSYSANTGLNKPPKILITGGLGQLGVECAKHLRGKYGKDNVILSDIIKPSTEIFNDGPYIFADILDFKGLQKIVVDHRVDWLIHFSALLSAIGEQNVPLAVRVNIEGMHNVIELAKQYNLRIFVPSTIGAFGPDSPRNPTPNITVQRPRTIYGVSKVHAELLGEYYHYKFGLDFRCLRFPGVISSDPPGGGTTDYAIAIFHDVLRKGHYECYLKPDTRLPMMHVKDALRALSEYLEAPNEMLQRRVYNVTSMSFTPEELADEMFKYLPDFTLSYKPDSRQDIADSWPQVFDDSEARRDWNWKPEIDMDNLVKLMLKEVKEKIIANGF
- the LOC106714215 gene encoding transmembrane protein 18, with the protein product MEGFIEVNEISDFVSYIRSIEWRDPWLIALLSFHILVTFTCFSTRNYGNFQVILFITLLLLVYFSENINEVAARNWTLFSRQQYFDSKGLFISVVFSIPILLNCMIMVGSWLYQSTQIMTNLKKAQLRQRLKELNMHREQQQKMMKTE